One genomic region from Balneola sp. encodes:
- a CDS encoding methylmalonyl-CoA mutase — protein sequence MQEPYSAKNKIRFVTAASLFDGHDASINIMRRILQSSGAEVIHLGHNRSVHEIVNCAIQEDAQGIAISSYQGGHVEYFKYMIELLEEHGAGHIKVFGGGGGVIVESEIEELHNAGVTRIFSVDDGSSMGLQGMINFMLKECDFNPLSVAKPEIKKLKQRDTIALSRALTAIENEADDVLSLKEGKLTDAKGKEIELSEKIIPLVGITGTGGAGKSSLTDELVRRFLTEFEDLTIGIISVDPSKVKTGGALLGDRIRMNSIDTDRVFMRSMATRASNRSTSKGLLGAIELYKAAGFDLIVVETSGIGQSGTEIVDITDIPMYVMTSEYGAATQLEKINMLDLAELVVLNKFEKKGSLDALRDVRKQMIRNMGQWHAKQEDMPVYPTIAAQFNDEGVNRLFKALVDKINGHYSIGWETKIYNNPAPAENIQAQAIIPGKRVRYLSEISETVRDYHTWVEDQVDVASKLDQVSGTIDQLENWNPDEKAIMKDNLSTMREHWLSKLDVLPKKILEGWGELFEKYQQEFFEVQIRDKTFKNKLYRESLSGLQIPRVALPKTKHKGEQLKFALKENLPGYFPYTAGVFPFKREGEDPTRMFAGEGTPERTNKRFHYVSEGMPAARLSTAFDSVTLYGEDPGYRPDIYGKIGNSGVSICTLDDMKKLYSGFELTSPKTSVSMTINGPAPMILAMFMNTAIDQEVERYLKENGKWEEAKKKIKAYFKERDVEQPHYGMEIPEGSDEFGLATLGISGDHLLPEDTYEEIKEQTLSVVRGTVQADILKEDQAQNTCIFSTEFALKMMGDIQTYFTEHKVRNYYSVSISGYHIAEAGANPITQAAFTLANGFTFVEYYLARGLDVDDFAHNLSFFFSNGLDPEYAVIGRVARRIWAVAMKDKYEANDRSQKLKYHIQTSGRSLHAQEIQFNDIRTTLQALLAIYDNCNSLHTNAYDEAITTPTEESVRRALAIQMIINKEMGTAKNENINQGSYFIEELTDLVEEAILTEFDRITERGGVLGAMENMYQRGKIQDESLYYESKKHSGELPIIGVNTFQKEEGGEEEDKEIDLIRSTEEEKRQQIENLEKFWKRNEKDAEEAIERLKEVARNNGNLFEELMETVKVASLGQISHALYEVGGQYRRNM from the coding sequence GTGCAGGAGCCGTATTCAGCCAAAAACAAAATTCGCTTTGTAACAGCCGCCAGTTTATTTGATGGCCACGATGCCAGTATCAACATAATGCGTCGTATTTTGCAAAGTAGTGGAGCTGAGGTTATTCACTTAGGCCATAATCGCTCGGTACACGAGATTGTAAACTGCGCTATTCAGGAAGATGCCCAGGGTATAGCAATAAGTTCTTACCAAGGCGGACACGTTGAGTATTTTAAATATATGATTGAACTGCTCGAAGAGCACGGAGCAGGTCACATCAAAGTATTTGGCGGTGGCGGTGGTGTGATTGTTGAGTCTGAAATTGAAGAACTTCATAATGCCGGAGTAACCCGAATCTTTTCAGTAGATGATGGAAGCTCAATGGGATTGCAGGGCATGATCAACTTCATGCTGAAAGAATGTGACTTCAACCCTCTTTCTGTAGCTAAGCCGGAAATCAAAAAGCTAAAGCAAAGAGATACCATTGCACTCTCCAGAGCTTTAACCGCTATTGAGAATGAAGCCGATGATGTGCTTAGCCTGAAAGAAGGCAAGCTGACGGATGCAAAAGGCAAAGAAATTGAACTGTCTGAAAAGATCATTCCTTTAGTTGGAATCACCGGAACAGGCGGAGCAGGAAAAAGCTCGCTTACCGATGAACTCGTACGCCGTTTCCTTACAGAATTTGAAGACCTCACCATTGGTATTATTTCAGTAGATCCATCCAAGGTGAAAACAGGCGGTGCGCTTTTGGGAGACCGCATCCGAATGAACAGCATTGATACCGACAGAGTGTTTATGCGAAGTATGGCAACCCGTGCTTCTAATCGATCTACCAGTAAGGGATTATTGGGAGCTATTGAGCTTTATAAAGCGGCAGGATTTGATCTTATCGTTGTTGAAACCTCAGGAATTGGACAGAGTGGAACCGAGATTGTAGATATCACTGATATTCCGATGTATGTGATGACCAGTGAGTATGGAGCTGCTACCCAGCTAGAAAAAATCAACATGCTCGATCTGGCTGAACTGGTTGTGCTTAATAAATTTGAGAAGAAAGGTTCTCTGGATGCACTGCGGGATGTTCGCAAGCAAATGATTCGAAATATGGGTCAGTGGCATGCCAAGCAGGAAGATATGCCGGTTTACCCAACTATAGCCGCGCAGTTTAATGATGAAGGCGTGAACCGCTTATTCAAGGCTTTGGTCGATAAGATTAATGGCCATTACAGTATTGGTTGGGAAACCAAGATATACAACAATCCGGCTCCTGCTGAGAACATTCAGGCACAGGCTATTATCCCCGGAAAACGGGTGAGGTATTTATCTGAGATTTCAGAAACTGTTCGTGATTATCATACTTGGGTGGAAGATCAGGTTGATGTGGCGTCGAAACTGGATCAGGTTTCAGGAACAATAGATCAGTTAGAAAACTGGAACCCTGATGAAAAAGCGATTATGAAAGACAATCTCTCTACGATGAGGGAACACTGGCTTTCAAAACTGGATGTCCTTCCAAAGAAAATTCTGGAAGGCTGGGGTGAATTGTTTGAGAAATATCAGCAAGAATTTTTTGAAGTTCAGATTCGCGATAAGACTTTCAAGAATAAATTATACCGTGAATCGCTAAGTGGACTGCAAATTCCACGAGTTGCACTTCCAAAGACCAAACATAAAGGAGAGCAGCTGAAATTTGCCCTTAAAGAAAATCTACCCGGATATTTCCCATATACGGCAGGCGTATTTCCATTTAAACGGGAGGGAGAAGATCCAACGAGAATGTTTGCGGGTGAAGGAACACCGGAGCGAACCAATAAACGTTTTCATTATGTAAGTGAAGGGATGCCGGCGGCCCGACTTTCCACTGCTTTTGACTCAGTGACGCTCTATGGTGAAGACCCCGGCTACCGCCCGGATATTTACGGCAAGATTGGAAACTCCGGAGTTAGTATTTGTACCCTGGATGATATGAAGAAGCTGTATTCCGGCTTTGAACTCACCTCTCCAAAAACATCCGTTTCGATGACTATCAACGGTCCGGCGCCGATGATTTTGGCCATGTTTATGAACACAGCTATTGATCAGGAAGTGGAACGCTACCTGAAAGAGAATGGAAAATGGGAAGAGGCCAAGAAGAAAATCAAAGCCTACTTCAAAGAACGTGATGTAGAGCAGCCTCACTATGGAATGGAAATTCCCGAAGGTAGCGACGAGTTTGGTTTAGCTACATTGGGTATTTCTGGAGATCATTTGCTACCGGAAGACACTTATGAAGAGATCAAAGAACAAACGCTAAGCGTGGTCCGCGGAACCGTTCAGGCTGATATCCTTAAAGAAGATCAGGCCCAAAACACCTGTATTTTCTCCACTGAATTTGCCCTTAAGATGATGGGGGATATTCAGACTTATTTCACAGAACATAAAGTTCGGAATTACTACTCAGTGTCTATTTCCGGATATCATATTGCAGAAGCCGGCGCAAATCCTATTACACAGGCTGCTTTTACGCTGGCTAACGGTTTTACCTTTGTGGAATATTACCTGGCACGCGGACTGGATGTGGATGATTTTGCTCACAACCTGTCGTTCTTCTTTAGCAATGGCCTAGATCCTGAATATGCGGTGATCGGCCGTGTAGCACGTCGTATTTGGGCGGTAGCTATGAAGGATAAATACGAAGCCAACGATCGTTCCCAAAAACTGAAGTATCATATTCAAACCAGTGGCCGTTCGCTTCATGCACAGGAAATTCAGTTCAATGATATCCGTACAACACTGCAGGCGCTATTGGCTATTTATGATAACTGTAACTCCCTGCACACCAACGCTTACGATGAAGCAATAACGACTCCGACAGAGGAGTCAGTACGCCGTGCATTAGCTATCCAGATGATCATCAACAAGGAGATGGGGACAGCGAAGAATGAGAATATCAATCAGGGTTCCTACTTCATTGAAGAGCTTACTGATTTAGTTGAAGAAGCTATTTTGACAGAATTTGATCGCATCACCGAACGTGGTGGCGTATTGGGCGCGATGGAAAACATGTATCAGCGCGGCAAGATTCAGGATGAGTCACTTTATTATGAATCTAAGAAACACTCCGGCGAGCTTCCGATTATTGGTGTGAATACATTCCAGAAAGAAGAGGGTGGAGAAGAAGAGGACAAAGAAATCGATTTAATCCGCTCTACCGAAGAGGAGAAGCGTCAGCAGATTGAAAACCTCGAGAAGTTCTGGAAACGAAATGAGAAAGATGCTGAAGAAGCCATCGAACGACTCAAAGAAGTAGCCCGTAATAACGGCAACTTATTTGAAGAACTCATGGAGACCGTAAAAGTCGCTTCATTGGGTCAGATCTCTCATGCCTTGTATGAGGTAGGTGGGCAGTATCGACGGAACATGTAA
- a CDS encoding ATPase, with amino-acid sequence MANTNFTSRKNILTVTRTFEAPVSLVWKTWTESKLLDQWWAPKPWKSKTTHMEFKEDGHRIYAMIGPNGEEHWGRTNYNSIEEPHNFTGDDVFCDEDGKVNTDLPVAHFAANFNEVSGHTEMMMITEYESEEQLNQILEMGMKDGLSKAFDQLDKVLSEFE; translated from the coding sequence ATGGCTAACACAAACTTTACTTCACGCAAGAATATACTAACCGTCACCCGCACCTTTGAAGCTCCGGTTTCCCTGGTTTGGAAGACCTGGACTGAATCGAAACTTCTGGACCAATGGTGGGCTCCTAAACCCTGGAAGTCTAAAACTACCCACATGGAGTTTAAGGAAGACGGACACCGCATTTATGCCATGATTGGACCAAACGGTGAAGAACATTGGGGCCGCACCAACTACAATTCCATTGAGGAGCCTCACAATTTTACCGGCGATGATGTTTTTTGTGATGAAGATGGAAAGGTAAATACTGACCTGCCCGTTGCGCATTTCGCTGCGAACTTCAACGAAGTCTCCGGACACACCGAGATGATGATGATCACAGAATATGAATCAGAAGAACAGCTGAACCAAATCTTGGAGATGGGTATGAAAGACGGCTTATCTAAGGCTTTTGATCAGCTGGATAAGGTTTTGTCAGAGTTCGAGTGA
- a CDS encoding competence protein TfoX: MATDKDFVDFVVEQIQNTGSIHAKSMFGEYGIFSDGKIFGLICDNKLFVKPTQAGRDYIGNVIEAPPYKGAKNSFLIEDKLEDSEWLSELIRVTLKELPEPKKKKKKG, encoded by the coding sequence ATGGCAACAGATAAAGACTTCGTAGATTTCGTTGTTGAACAAATTCAAAATACTGGCAGTATCCATGCTAAGAGCATGTTCGGGGAGTATGGAATATTTTCCGATGGGAAAATTTTTGGGTTGATTTGTGACAACAAGCTTTTTGTAAAGCCCACTCAAGCCGGTCGAGATTATATTGGCAACGTAATAGAAGCCCCACCCTACAAAGGTGCAAAGAATAGCTTTTTGATTGAAGATAAGCTTGAGGATTCAGAATGGCTGAGTGAGTTAATCCGGGTTACATTGAAAGAACTGCCGGAGCCAAAAAAGAAAAAGAAGAAAGGTTAA